DNA sequence from the Candidatus Kaistella beijingensis genome:
ATGCGGAAGATAGTGCTTCAATTGCAGTTCGGGTAATATTGTTGAAAGGTTCCTGTTCCGTTAGAGACCACCCCGAAGTTTGAGAATGTGTTCTCAATGCCAAAGATTTCTGATTCTGTGGATTGAATTGAGTTAAAAGATTCGCCCAAATAAATCTCGCCGCTCTCATTTTCGCAATTTCCATGAAATGATTCATTCCAATTGCCCAGAAAAACGAAAGTCTTGGTGCAAAATCATCTACATTCATTCCTGCTTTTATTCCGGTTCGAACGTATTCCAACCCATCGGCTAAAGTATAGGCCATTTCCAAAACTGGCGTTGCTCCTGCTTCCTGCATGTGATAACCAGAGATAGAAATCGAGTTGAATTTGGGGATATTTTTAGCGGTATATTCAAAAATATCGGCGATAATTTTCATCGATGGTGTCGGTGGATAAATGTACGTATTCCGAACCATGAATTCCTTCAAAATATCATTCTGAATCGTTCCTGAAAGTTTTTCTTGTGAAACTCCTTGTTCTTCCGCAGCTACGATATAGAAAGACAAAATTGGCAAAACCGCTCCATTCATGGTCATTGAAACGGAGATTTCATCCAACGGAATTTGATCGAAAAGAATCTTCATATCTTCCACGGAATCTATGGCAACTCCTGCTTTTCCAACGTCGCCTACAACTCTTGGATGGTCGGAATCGTAACCGCGATGTGTCGCCAAATCGAACGCCACGGAAAGTCCTTTTTGTCCAGCCGCCAAATTTCTTCTATAAAACGCGTTCGATTCTTCCGCTGTAGAAAAACCTGCGTATTGACGAATGGTCCAGGGTTTTTGAACATACATGGTGGAATATGGCCCTCTCAAATACGGTGCAATTCCTGCGGAGTATTCTTTTTCTGTAAGACTTTTGGAGTCGTGTTCGGTGTAAGAAGACTTCATTTCCAAACCATCTTTTTCAAAGAAATAAGGAAGTTTATCTTCGAAACTGCTTGTGAAATCTGGATTTTGTTTTTGGATTTTTTGGCGCATTTTACTTTGCATTATAGAAAAGTAAAGTTACGAATTTTTGAAGAAAATGAATTTTGATCTTGCTACTTTAATATAGATGAAAAACTGGCTGTTAAATCTGCCTTATGCCGAATAAATAATTTCCATTAAAAAATGGACGCCTCACTTTTGAGAAAGTCTCTACTTTTTAAAAATATTTCTGAAAATTCCCTTTTCCTTAACCTTTTCTTTGGTGTCCTGAACTTTTTGTTTTACATCGCTTTTGGTTTCAGCGATATCTTCCTTGGTTTGTTTCAGGGTTGATTTGGTGACTTCAACTGCATTTTTAACTTTCACCTCTGTTGTTGGTGCATTCTTGCCAATCAACGTCTTCTTTAAACCTTGCTCGATTCCGCGCCAAAAAAGGTTGAAGAAAGATTTCGTTTTATCCCGCTCCACATTTTCTACCGCAACAGATTCGGGATAATTTCCAGAATTGGTTTTTACTACCATATTCGCAACTGCTGATAGCATCTTGTTTTTTTCACCGGTCGGTTTCAAAACCGCAACTTGAAGATTTTGGTGTACCATTTTTAAAGTTCCATGAATTCCACTAAAATTCCCTCTAAAATTAAAAATGAGGTCAGAAATTAGACCCGTTGCGCGAATTTTTAGATATGGCTCAATAAAAGAATTAATTTCTGCTGCAGGCAAATCCGCAATATTTCCCGAAATCGCAAAAGCGTCGTTCATGTTTGCCGTATCAAAACTCCATTTCACTTTCATCGGCGATGCGTTCATGAATCGACAGTTGATAGAAATTGGAACCAAAGTTGGTTTACCCTTCATCTTCCCCGAATTCAAGTTTTTTGCATTCAAGTTAAAATTGTTGAAGGTTAATTTTCCGGGACCATCGCTTTTTTTGGTGTCTTCTTCGTAAACCAAAACTGAATTTCTTACATCCAAATTCTGAATAAACATCGGGAACTTAATCGTTCGCAACAATTTGGAATAAAGCAGTTTCTCCGTCAAATCGTCTTTTGGAATTTTACTGCGGAAAATATCGGCGTTCATCCCGTTTAGAGTAACTTCAGACGCATCAAGGAACTTACTTTCCGAAGCCAAATCCCAATTTCCTTTTGCGGAAATTTGATTGATTTTTAAATCATACAGATCCTTTTCCGCAGGAATCATTCGGATGAACTGCGCTCTGGAAACCAAAGGTTTTAGAGAAAAATTACTGACCAACAAAGCGTTTTTATTCTGCGTCAAAGCACCAATATTTATTTGATAAAATTGGTTGATTTTAAAACTGAAATTCTTTGTCGTCAATCGATAATTTTCGGTTTTAAAGGGGATTTTTTCGCGAACGGTTTTTTCATTCATTTCAAGATTCTGAATTTTTGCATTCAAATCATTGAAAACTAATGGTTTGTCGAGATTGTCAATCGTAAGGTTTGAATTTTTTAAATCGATATTTTTAATCTTCAATGGCAACTGAATTCCGCTGTAATTTGGTTTCTTTTTGTTCGGGTTTTTTGCGGCGGTAACTTTTCCGTTTAAGCCATTTATCAAAACATTTTGAACATCCAATTTCAGCTTATTGTTCAGAAAGTTCCATTCGTTGATTTTCAGGTTAATTCGATTCGCATTCAAATCCATCAAGGTTTTATCAGACACCGAAACCGTAGGTTTTACCGAAACATTTCTTAAGTCCGCCGATTTCGGATTAATCGCCAAAGCCGAAACTTTCACATTTTCACGGTCGGAAATATAGTTTAAATTCTTCCCGTTCATTTTAAAATTGTCATAATTAAAGGGAATATTTCCTTTAGCAGTTTCATCGTTCATCAAGAATTTATTGATGTTCATAGTGAGATTTTCTGCGATAAACAAAGGGGTTCCGTTTGGTTTTAGAATTTTGATTTTGGCGTTATTCATCAACACATCTTCTAAATTTACGTCGTAGGTAAAACTCTTTTTTTTCTCACTTATTATTACATTCGTCGTGTACATTTTCAGCTCTGGATTCTCGAAACGTACATTGGTGAGATTGATTTTATTGTCCTTCAAAATGATGTCTTTAAACTCCATTTCAGAAGATGTAAAGTCAAAAAGATTTCTTTTTTTTGGATAAAATTTTGTAAAATTTTGATAAGAAAGAAGTGGAACCAAAGCGAAATCCTTAATACTCATCTGATTTTCCTTCGTGGTAACATAATTCGCCGTGAATGCGTAAACATTATCGGGACGGAAAAAGAAATTCTTCCCGTTGATATCATACTTGTCGAAAACCACAGGAAGTTTTTTCTCCACCGATTCTTCGGTCATTTGTAGGTTTTCGACATTCAAATTCAAATCATTTACTGAAAGAAATTTTTGTTTGGTATGCCTGAAAATTTGAATATTCCCGTTGTTAATTTTAATATTCTCAAAAGCGACGGGATTTCTTTGTTTGCCCGTTTTTTCATCAATAGGTTTCGCGAGAACGATATTAAGGTTGGGACTTTTGAGAAGTAAATTGGAGGTATTGACTCTTTTATTAAAAATCGCGTCATAAATTCCTAGTCGGGAAATTGATAAGGTGTCAATCGTTCCCTGCAATCCTATAACGTTTTGATTTTGAGGGTTTTTGTTGTTAATTGAAATTCCTGTGGAATGAATGTTTCCCGTAGCAATGTCCACATCCAATGTCTTGTAGGAAATTAGGTAATGTGAATTGTTTTTAACATATTGCGGGAGCTGAGATTTCAGCCAATAATTAATCCCAAAATTGGCAACAATGAAGAGTGCGAGAAAAATCCCGAGAAAAATGGCGATAATTTTGAGGTAGTTTTTCTTCATTTCGTTGAAGATTAAAATTTTGTGCCATTTAACGGAGTGATTTATTTAATCATGGTCATTTTTAAACTTCCAAGTCAATCACATAACCTTCATGTCCTCTCACATTGATGAAGTTTCCGCCATCGAAAGCAAGGTATTGTCCTTTAATTCCCTTTAAAATTCCCTCGAATTCAGGGTTTTTGTCTAAAGTAAACGAGTTGATTTTTTCAGGTTTTTCGTAAGGATAGTCTAGACGAATCATCTCATGTTCGTCGCGATAAAAATTTTGAAAATTTTCAGGAAAGTAATTTTTTATTTTTTCACGGAAATCGACCAAATCCAAATCATCTTCAAAATCATCTTCCAACATTTTTCGCCAATTGGTTTTGTCGGCAAGGTGTTCTTTTAATGCGACTTCAATCATTCCCGCCTCGTAGCGATTCTCGGTTTTTGCAATCGGTAAAGCGAAAGTTGCACCTTGGTCAATCCAACGTGTCGGAACTTGCGATTCTCTTGTAACGCCCACTTTCACGTCGCCTGTGTAAGCAAGATACACCACATGCGGTTGTAACTGAATGGATTGTTCAATTTCCAAATCCCGTTCGGCGATTCCTAAATGTGCAGTAGAAAGTTCAGGACGAATAATCGTGTCGCTTGCATACGGACTTTCGAAAAAACACTTTTTGCAGAAACCCATTCTGTAGATTTTCTCTTCACTTCCACAGTTTACACATTGATAACCAACGTGTTTTATTTTCAAATTCCTTCCAATCAGCTGATTCATATTGATTAAATCATTGGAGAGATTGAGAAAATATTGGATGGGTTTTCCGTTTTGGGTGGTCATTTTTAGGATTTGTCCGTGGAAATGCATGTCGTTATTTTTTGTAAATTTAATCTATTCTGTCTTCGCCTGCAAAGTTTTCACTTGTGACTGAAGGTCAGAAATTTGTTGCTGAAGTTGCTTGAATTCTGAACTTAATTCGGCATTTCCGCGGGAATAACGCCAAATTAAATCAATGTCTTTAACAAGAGAATTATGAGAATTAAGCTGTTCCCTGCTTATATAAGTGCTGTCATTTAAAATAGTGACTTTCAGAAATTATTTTCCTTTTTCTTCAAATGGTTCGTAATTAACAATCGCCAAATCAGGATGTTCTGCTTTAATCATGGAAATGTAATTTTCCGACTGCTCACGAAAATTTTCGTTATCCCATTTCTTTTTAGTTAATAGAATACTCGGAATCAAAATAATGACCGAAAAAATAGAAATTAATACGGAAGTGGTTTTATTGTTTTTGCGGTTTTGTGCTAAATAATACTTTTGGTAACCTAAAATAATACTCAAAATCCAAGTTCCCACCCCGATGAAAAAACAGTTGATGACATAAAAATAAAAACCGCCAACAAAATAATCCCAATTTCCCGTTGCAATTCCAAAACCTGCCGTACAAAGCGGCGGAATACATGCCGTGGAAACTGCAACTCCCGCAATAACCTTTATCGCTTCCTTTCTAATAATTCCTAAAAACCAGGCAAATCCACCAAAAAGTGCCAAAAAACAGTCGAAAACCGTAGCATTTTTGAAACCTTCAAGCTGTGAAGTTTCTGCATGAAAAGGAGAAATCAAAAAATAAAGCGTTGAGGAGATCAAAGCGACCGCAATCATGAGTATCCAATTGTAAACCCCAAGTTTTAAAAGTCTTTTGTTACCGATAGAAAGCCCAAAAGCAATTCCAACAATGGGTCCCATCAAAGGAGAAATGAGCATCGCGCCAATTACGGCGGCAGAACTGTTGATATTCAAACCGATACAGGCAATGAGCATCGATAAAACAAGAAGCCATAAATTATGCCCCTGAAAATAGATTCCATCTTCGATTTCTCTAAAAGTAAATTCTTCGGATTCTTCTTTGGGAAGCGAAAGCTTGCGTTTAATATTATAAAAAGGCATGGTTTATTTTTAGTAAAAATAGAAAAAAAGAAGAGTGAATTTGATTTTTTAATTCGTTAAATTTGCCTTTACAATAAACTCAAATGAATTACCTCGTCACAGGCGGAAGCGGATTTATCGGTTCGCACCTTGTAGAACATCTTCTGAAAAACGGACATTCTGTCATTAATATTGACAATTTCGATGATTTCTATGATTATAAAATAAAAATAGAAAACACTTTGGAATCGGTTGGGAAAACCAACGAATTTACTTTTCATAATAAAAGCACCGACATTCAGAAGCTCATTTTTGAAACCTCATCAAAAAATTATCAGCTTTATTATCAGGACATTAGAGACAAAAATGGTTTAGAAAAAATCTTTCAAAAACATAAAATTGATTTCGTTATTCATTTGGCGGCATTAGCGGGAGTTCGCCCATCAATAGAAAGACCTTTAGAGTACGAAGAGGTGAACGTGAAAGGAACGATGAATCTGTGGGAACTTTGTAAAGAATTTAATATTAATAAATTTATATGCGCTTCAAGTTCAAGTGTTTATGGAAATAATAAAACCATTCCTTTTTCTGAAACCGATAACGTTGACAACCCGATTTCCCCGTACGCAGCCACGAAAAAATGTGGTGAAATTCTAGGACACGTTTATCATCATCTTTATAAAATTGATATGATTCAGTTGAGGTTTTTCACCGTGTATGGACCAAGACAAAGACCTGATTTAGCCATCCATAAATTCACTAAATTAATATCCGAAAACCAAGAAATCCCTTTCTATGGCGATGGCGCTACTTCGCGCGATTATACTTTTATCGATGATATTATTGATGGAATGTTGAAATCCATTCACTACCTTGAAACTCATGACAACGTTTATGAAATCATCAACCTCGGTGAAAATGAAGTTATTAATCTGAATGAAATGGTTTCCACCATTGAGGCCAGTCTTCAAAAAAATGCCTTAAAGAAAATGCTCCCACTTCAAGCGGGAGATGTCATGAAAACCAACGCCGATATTACCAAAGCTAAAAATTTAATCGGTTATAAACCCACCACAAAATTCCAAAATGGCATAAAAAAATTTGTGGAATGGTTTTTGGGAAAGTGATTCGAGATTCGAGATACCAGTTGGGAGAATGGTAAGGTCAACATTCAGTTTTTACGTGATGAAACCGCGAAACCCGCATCCCGCAACTCGAACCTCAAAAAGATTGAAAATCAACGACAAAAACCTTTGATTTCTCACCTAATTTTATACTTTTGCAAAAAATTTAATATATGTACTGGACATTAGAATTAGCATCTTATTTAAGCGACGCACCTTGGCCAATGACGAAGGCAGAACTTATTGATTACGCAATCAGAACAGGTGCACCCATGGAAGTGGTAGAAAATCTTCAGGCAATCGAAGACGAAGGAGAAATCTATGAGTCGATCGAAGAAGTTTGGAGCGATTATCCAACGGACGAAGATTTCCTTTGGAACGAAGACGAATATTAAGAATGCAGTCGGCAATCAGCAGTCTGCTTTCTGCTGTTTTTGCCCCAAATATTTTAAAGCAGAAAAATTAACGCTGAATGCAAATGCAGACAGCCGAATGCAAACAATATGGGTTTATTAGACAAAGTTCTGAAAGGTTTCTTGGGCGACAAAAACGCCACCGACCTTAAGGAAGTAAAAAAAGTTGTAAACAAAATCAAAGCTGTTGAACCAAAAATTCAGGAACTTTCTGATGACGGTTTAAGGGCAAAAACCGCAGAATTTAAAGATAAAATTAAATCTGCCACCGCAAATATCACCAAGCAGATTGAGGATATTAAGGAACAAATAAAAAACTCCACCAACGTTGATGAAAAAGAAGCGCTTTTCTCAAAGGTTGAAGCTTTGAAGAAAGATTCCTACCAAATCGAGGAGAAAGTTTTGAACGAAATTCTTCCCGAAGCATTTGCTTTAGTGAAAGAAACCGCAAGAAGGCTTGCCCAAAATGGTGAAATCCGAGTAACTGCAACCGAAATGGACAGAGAACTTGCTTCAACTAAAGATTTCGTTGAAGTTCAGGGAGATACCGCCATTTGGAAAAACCAATGGAATGCACACGGAACCGCCGTAACCTGGGACATGGTTCACTATGATGTTCAGTTCATTGGTGGTGTCGTTCTTCACAGCGGAAAAATTGCGGAAATGGCAACCGGTGAAGGTAAAACTTTGGTGGGAACTTTACCTATTTATTTAAACGCACTTCCTGGAAGAGGAGTTCATGTAGTGACCGTAAACGATTATTTGGCGAAACGTGACTCGGCTTGGATGGGACCACTTTACCAATTCCACGGACTTTCGATTGACTGTATCGACAATCATCAACCCAACTCCGACGCGAGAAGAAAAGCCTATCAATCAAGTATCACTTACGGAACGAATAACGAATTCGGTTTTGATTATTTGAGAGATAACATGGTGACTTCACCCGAAGAATTGGTTCAAGGGGAATTAAATTTTGCGATTGTGGATGAGGTGGATTCCGTTTTGGTGGATGATGCAAGAACGCCGTTGATTATTTCAGGACCTGTTCCGCAAGGGGACCGCCAGGAATTTGATGTGTTGAAGCCTTCTGTTGACAGAATTGTAGAAATTCAGAAAAAGACAGTGACTTCTATATTTAATGAAGCTAAAAAATTAATCGCAAACGGAAACACCAAAGAAGGCGGTTTCAAATTATTGCAAGCTTACAGAGGTTTGCCGAAAAACCGTCAGTTGATTAAATTCCTTTCCGAAAGCGGAAACAAATCACTTCTTCAAAAAACCGAAGCGCAATACATGCAAGACAACAACAGGGATATGCCAATTGTTGACAAGGATTTGTATTTCGTTATCGACGAAAAAAACAATCAGATTGACCTTACCGATAAAGGGGTTGAATACATGTCTGCAGGAAACGAAGATAAAGATTTCTTCGTTTTGAATGACATCGCAACTGAAATTGCAGAACTTGAATCTAAAGGTTTAAGCAAAGAAGAAGAGTTCGAAGCCAAAGAAAAGTTATTCAGCGAATTTGCCGTAAAATCTGAAAGAGTTCATACTTTAAGTCAGTTATTGAAAGCATATACTTTATTCGAAAAAGATGATGAATACGTAGTTATTGACGGTGAAGTAAAAATCGTGGACGAACAAACAGGTCGTATCATGGAAGGAAGACGTTATTCTGACGGACTTCACCAAGCGATTGAGGCAAAAGAAAACGTAAAAATTGAAGCGGCGACTCAAACTTTTGCAACGATCACGCTACAGAACTACTTCCGTATGTACAACAAATTGGCGGGAATGACCGGTACTGCAGAAACAGAAGCAGGCGAACTTTGGGAAATCTATAAACTCGACGTAGTGGTAATTCCTACAAACCGACCAATTCAAAGAGATGACAGACAAGATTTGGTGTACAAAACCAATCGTGAAAAATACAACGCCGTAATCGAGGAAATCGAAAGATTAACCGCTCAAGGAAGACCCGTTTTGGTGGGTACAACTTCGGTGGAAATCTCTCAATTGCTGTCGAGAGCACTTCAGTTGAGAAAAATTCAACATAATGTTTTGAACGCTAAACTTCACGCAAGAGAAGCGGAAATCGTTGCTTTAGCAGGAGGTCCGGGTGTGGTAACTATCGCAACAAACATGGCAGGACGTGGAACCGACATTAAATTGCAGGGCGACGTAAAACAAAACGGCGGTTTAGCGATCATCGGAACGGAAAGACACGATTCAAGACGTGTTGACCGTCAGTTGAGAGGTCGTGCAGGAAGACAGG
Encoded proteins:
- the secA gene encoding preprotein translocase subunit SecA; this translates as MGLLDKVLKGFLGDKNATDLKEVKKVVNKIKAVEPKIQELSDDGLRAKTAEFKDKIKSATANITKQIEDIKEQIKNSTNVDEKEALFSKVEALKKDSYQIEEKVLNEILPEAFALVKETARRLAQNGEIRVTATEMDRELASTKDFVEVQGDTAIWKNQWNAHGTAVTWDMVHYDVQFIGGVVLHSGKIAEMATGEGKTLVGTLPIYLNALPGRGVHVVTVNDYLAKRDSAWMGPLYQFHGLSIDCIDNHQPNSDARRKAYQSSITYGTNNEFGFDYLRDNMVTSPEELVQGELNFAIVDEVDSVLVDDARTPLIISGPVPQGDRQEFDVLKPSVDRIVEIQKKTVTSIFNEAKKLIANGNTKEGGFKLLQAYRGLPKNRQLIKFLSESGNKSLLQKTEAQYMQDNNRDMPIVDKDLYFVIDEKNNQIDLTDKGVEYMSAGNEDKDFFVLNDIATEIAELESKGLSKEEEFEAKEKLFSEFAVKSERVHTLSQLLKAYTLFEKDDEYVVIDGEVKIVDEQTGRIMEGRRYSDGLHQAIEAKENVKIEAATQTFATITLQNYFRMYNKLAGMTGTAETEAGELWEIYKLDVVVIPTNRPIQRDDRQDLVYKTNREKYNAVIEEIERLTAQGRPVLVGTTSVEISQLLSRALQLRKIQHNVLNAKLHAREAEIVALAGGPGVVTIATNMAGRGTDIKLQGDVKQNGGLAIIGTERHDSRRVDRQLRGRAGRQGDPGSSQFYVSLEDNLMRLFGSERIAKMMDRMGHKEGEVIQHSMISKSIERAQKKVEENNFGIRKRLLEYDDVMNKQRDVIYKRRKNALFGDHLKYDISNMIYDVSQSIVTKTKMEGDYKDFEYEVIKHFTMEAPVSESEFKTKQVPELTRILSKAAEEDYQMKLNLLKEKSFPIIENVYQNQGSMFKMIQVPFTDGIKTMTIVTDLKAAYETKCDSLVNDFEKNISLAIIDENWKLHLREMDDLRRSSQGAVYEQKDPLVIYKQESFYLFSEMVEKVNKEIVSFLFKGEIPQ
- a CDS encoding GDP-mannose 4,6-dehydratase gives rise to the protein MNYLVTGGSGFIGSHLVEHLLKNGHSVINIDNFDDFYDYKIKIENTLESVGKTNEFTFHNKSTDIQKLIFETSSKNYQLYYQDIRDKNGLEKIFQKHKIDFVIHLAALAGVRPSIERPLEYEEVNVKGTMNLWELCKEFNINKFICASSSSVYGNNKTIPFSETDNVDNPISPYAATKKCGEILGHVYHHLYKIDMIQLRFFTVYGPRQRPDLAIHKFTKLISENQEIPFYGDGATSRDYTFIDDIIDGMLKSIHYLETHDNVYEIINLGENEVINLNEMVSTIEASLQKNALKKMLPLQAGDVMKTNADITKAKNLIGYKPTTKFQNGIKKFVEWFLGK
- a CDS encoding AsmA family protein: MKKNYLKIIAIFLGIFLALFIVANFGINYWLKSQLPQYVKNNSHYLISYKTLDVDIATGNIHSTGISINNKNPQNQNVIGLQGTIDTLSISRLGIYDAIFNKRVNTSNLLLKSPNLNIVLAKPIDEKTGKQRNPVAFENIKINNGNIQIFRHTKQKFLSVNDLNLNVENLQMTEESVEKKLPVVFDKYDINGKNFFFRPDNVYAFTANYVTTKENQMSIKDFALVPLLSYQNFTKFYPKKRNLFDFTSSEMEFKDIILKDNKINLTNVRFENPELKMYTTNVIISEKKKSFTYDVNLEDVLMNNAKIKILKPNGTPLFIAENLTMNINKFLMNDETAKGNIPFNYDNFKMNGKNLNYISDRENVKVSALAINPKSADLRNVSVKPTVSVSDKTLMDLNANRINLKINEWNFLNNKLKLDVQNVLINGLNGKVTAAKNPNKKKPNYSGIQLPLKIKNIDLKNSNLTIDNLDKPLVFNDLNAKIQNLEMNEKTVREKIPFKTENYRLTTKNFSFKINQFYQINIGALTQNKNALLVSNFSLKPLVSRAQFIRMIPAEKDLYDLKINQISAKGNWDLASESKFLDASEVTLNGMNADIFRSKIPKDDLTEKLLYSKLLRTIKFPMFIQNLDVRNSVLVYEEDTKKSDGPGKLTFNNFNLNAKNLNSGKMKGKPTLVPISINCRFMNASPMKVKWSFDTANMNDAFAISGNIADLPAAEINSFIEPYLKIRATGLISDLIFNFRGNFSGIHGTLKMVHQNLQVAVLKPTGEKNKMLSAVANMVVKTNSGNYPESVAVENVERDKTKSFFNLFWRGIEQGLKKTLIGKNAPTTEVKVKNAVEVTKSTLKQTKEDIAETKSDVKQKVQDTKEKVKEKGIFRNIFKK
- a CDS encoding DUF2797 domain-containing protein, which produces MHFHGQILKMTTQNGKPIQYFLNLSNDLINMNQLIGRNLKIKHVGYQCVNCGSEEKIYRMGFCKKCFFESPYASDTIIRPELSTAHLGIAERDLEIEQSIQLQPHVVYLAYTGDVKVGVTRESQVPTRWIDQGATFALPIAKTENRYEAGMIEVALKEHLADKTNWRKMLEDDFEDDLDLVDFREKIKNYFPENFQNFYRDEHEMIRLDYPYEKPEKINSFTLDKNPEFEGILKGIKGQYLAFDGGNFINVRGHEGYVIDLEV
- a CDS encoding DUF389 domain-containing protein — its product is MPFYNIKRKLSLPKEESEEFTFREIEDGIYFQGHNLWLLVLSMLIACIGLNINSSAAVIGAMLISPLMGPIVGIAFGLSIGNKRLLKLGVYNWILMIAVALISSTLYFLISPFHAETSQLEGFKNATVFDCFLALFGGFAWFLGIIRKEAIKVIAGVAVSTACIPPLCTAGFGIATGNWDYFVGGFYFYVINCFFIGVGTWILSIILGYQKYYLAQNRKNNKTTSVLISIFSVIILIPSILLTKKKWDNENFREQSENYISMIKAEHPDLAIVNYEPFEEKGK
- a CDS encoding DUF2795 domain-containing protein, translated to MYWTLELASYLSDAPWPMTKAELIDYAIRTGAPMEVVENLQAIEDEGEIYESIEEVWSDYPTDEDFLWNEDEY